The Pasteuria penetrans genome segment TAGGTCCCCACAAGGATGTTCCTAAAATGATATCCAGGGAGATGCTCAGAAACAACACAATACTCACCCCACCGTTGCAGGGAAAAATGACCGTAGGCCATGCTGTCAATGGCCCACGCCGTATCCAACGATACATCCAACCCATTAAGAACAGGATGATTACCATTCCGGACAAAAATATGGGACGTAGAAAACCCGACCACCAACTCAGAACCAACCAACCCAAAAATACCCCTACATGCAATACCCCAGCGGTTACCACTGCATTGGGGATACCAAAACGGGCCGGTAGAGCATGCAAGCAGGCCGACCGATCAAACTCTGCGTCCGTGCAGGCATATAGGATATCGAACCCGGCCACCCACAACATGACTAGGAGGGCCAATCCATAGGCTGTCCAGCTAAGGGTTCCTGTAGAGGCTATCCATCCACCCAAGGGGGCCATGCCCAATGTAATCCCGAGGAAGAAGTGACACCACCAGGTGAAGCGCTTCGTGTAGGCATAACCAACTAGAAACAAGATGGCTAA includes the following:
- a CDS encoding UbiA-like polyprenyltransferase; this encodes MNVRNRAILRTVAWTKLRVVLRMIRFSHTVFALPFAYLGTILGCYTATGQLPSWSILAWVTLAMVGARSGSMAVNRLVDRSIDATNPRTQNRELPTGKVSVRFVRTFSILMLVLFVLATLALPSLAAFLCPLAILFLVGYAYTKRFTWWCHFFLGITLGMAPLGGWIASTGTLSWTAYGLALLVMLWVAGFDILYACTDAEFDRSACLHALPARFGIPNAVVTAGVLHVGVFLGWLVLSWWSGFLRPIFLSGMVIILFLMGWMYRWIRRGPLTAWPTVIFPCNGGVSIVLFLSISLDIILGTSLWGPMSLPHGVGQQSY